The Bombus huntii isolate Logan2020A chromosome 6, iyBomHunt1.1, whole genome shotgun sequence genome window below encodes:
- the LOC126867110 gene encoding beta carbonic anhydrase 1: protein MDRIIKGITKYRNCHREEMVKQFQRVRDHPEPKAVFFTCMDSRMIPTRFTETNVGDMFVVRNAGNLIPHSQHFVDELTMCEPAALELGCVVNNIKHIIVCGHSDCKAMNLLYALRDEEFASKVNRRISPLRAWLCAHASNSLAKFQQLEVAGFHEPILFQAETPLRKFVAYIDSDNKFAIEDKLSQINTLQQLQNIASYGFLKKRLERHDLHIHALWFDIYTGDIYYFSRANKRFVEINESTEASLLAEIKKYYS from the exons ATGGATAGAATAATCAAAGGAATTACGAAATATAGGAATTGCCATAGGGAAGAAATGGTGAAACAGTTTCAAAGAGTTCGAGATCATCCCGAA CCAAAGGCAGTATTCTTTACTTGCATGGACTCCCGGATGATTCCAACTAGATTTACGGAAACAAACGTTGGGGACATGTTTGTCG TAAGAAATGCCGGTAATCTTATTCCTCATTCTCAGCATTTCGTAGACGAGTTAACAATGTGTGAGCCAGCGGCCTTAGAACTTGGTTGTGTAGTAAACAATATAAAACACATTATAGTTTGTGGCCATAGCGATTGCAAAGCTATGAATTTGCTGTATGCTTTGCGGGACGAAGAATTCGCATCGAAA GTGAACAGAAGGATATCACCGTTAAGAGCATGGTTGTGTGCACACGCTAGCAACAGTTTAGCGAAATTTCAACAGCTTGAAGTTGCTGGCTTCCACGAGCCGATATTATTTCAAGCTGAAACGCCTTTACGGAAGTTTGTGGCCTATATCGACTCAGACAATAAATTTGCTATAGAGGATAAGTTATCTCAA ataAATACTCTACAGCAGTTACAAAACATAGCTTCTTATGGGTTTTTAAAGAAACGGCTTGAGAGGCATGATTTGCACATTCATGCTTTGTGGTTTGATATTTACACTGgtgatatttattactttAGCAGGGCAAATAAAAGATTCGTAGAAATAAACGAATCGACCGAAGCGTCTTTGCTTGcagaaattaagaaatattattcttaa
- the LOC126867108 gene encoding ras-related GTP-binding protein A, giving the protein MKKKVLLMGKSGSGKTSMRSIIFANYIARDTRRLGATIDVEHSHVRFLGNLVLNLWDCGGQEAFMENYFASQRDNIFRNVEVLIYVFDVESRELDKDMHYYQSCLEAILQNSPEAKIFCLVHKMDLVQEDQRDLIFREREEDLKRLSLPLECTCFRTSIWDETLYRAWSSIVYMLIPNVKELEQSLKQFTNIIDADEVLLFERATFLVISYCQRQHHRDIHRFEKVSNIIKQFKLSCSKLAAQFQSMEVRNTNFAAFIDVFTSNTYVMVIMSDPAIPSAATLINIRNARKHFEKLERASQSSALSR; this is encoded by the exons atgaagaagaag gTTCTGTTGATGGGTAAGAGCGGTTCAGGAAAGACTAGTATGCGCAGCATAATTTTTGCCAATTATATTGCTCGTGATACACGTCGTTTGGGAGCAACAA TTGATGTAGAACATAGTCATGTTCGATTCCTTGGTAATTTGGTGTTAAATCTTTGGGATTGCGGTGGTCAAGAAGCATTcatggaaaattattttgcatcGCAACGTGACAATATATTTAGGAACGTAGAGGTTTTGATCTATGTTTTCGACGTAGAATCCAGAGAATTAGATAAAGACATGCATTATTATCAAAGTTGCTTAGaagcaatattacaaaatagtCCAGAAGCAAAGATATTCTGTTTAGTACATAAGATGGATTTAGTACAAGAGGATCAGCGAGATTTGATATttagagaaagagaagaagatcTGAAAAGACTTAGTTTGCCACTCGAATGTACTTGTTTTAGAACTAGCATATGGGATGAAACATTATATAG GGCATGGTCTTCGATCGTATATATGTTGATTCCAAATGTGAAAGAGCTTGAACAGAGTTTGAaacaatttacaaatattattgaTGCCGATGAAGTACTCTTATTTGAAAGGGCAACATTTTTAGTAATTAGTTATTGTCAAAGGCAACATCATAGAGATATACATCGATTTGAAAAAGtttctaatataataaaacagtTCAAACTTAGTTGCAG cAAACTAGCGGCACAATTTCAAAGTATGGAAGTtagaaatacaaattttgCAGCTTTTATTGATGTGTTTACATCAAATACATATGTAATGGTTATTATGTCGGATCCTGCTATCC CATCAGCAGCAACATTAATCAATATTCGTAATGCACGAAAACATTTTGAGAAATTAGAGCGTGCTAGTCAGAGCTCGGCATTAAGTAGATAG